The Flavobacterium psychrophilum genome includes a region encoding these proteins:
- a CDS encoding penicillin-binding protein, protein MAVDNDKKISKRMYLVAAAIFVMALLVTIKLANIQWVEGDYYRQLAKERTVKNFTIPANRGNVYSADGSLLATSIPNYKIRFDAMAPNAKDFNKYLEPLADSLSKMFGKPSEDYYSELKRARAKKNRYLLVARDLSFTEYMRIKSFPLFNLGAFKGGVITEQRTIREHPIGKIAKRTIGYDELDYAGNNKKIGIEGAFARYLNGKDGKRMMQKIAKNQWKPISDNNEVEPVDGLDIVSTIDVYIQDIAHHALLKQLEHYEADHGCVVVMETKTGYIKAISNLGRATDGSYYETINYAVGESQEPGSTFKLAGLIALLEDKKVDTSKVYDCKGGDIIIHKRHVRDSKKGGYGKVSLARGFELSSNTVLVQAVYENYKDEPQAFVDRLNSFGLNNKLGISIIGEGKPSIPQPQDKSWSRVSLPWMGFGYGVHLTPLQTLTFYNAVANNGEMVKPLFVQEIKEWDRTIKKFDKEVINPKICSQETINKVKAVMKNVVKKGTGSKLYSPNFSMAGKTGTAQVNYGGGKGDEMYYSSSFAGYFPAENPQYSCIVVVHKPSRSKGIYGADVSGPVFKRIAQKIYTDVPSTNKVKKLNGKIKEQEQLYASYYDKEAKAKDVIPNIVGMSGMDAVALLGNMGLKVQVIGVGKVKKQSLKPGETVSKNQTITLEL, encoded by the coding sequence ATGGCAGTAGATAACGATAAAAAAATATCGAAAAGGATGTACCTGGTAGCCGCCGCAATTTTTGTGATGGCTCTTCTGGTTACTATCAAGCTTGCCAATATTCAGTGGGTAGAGGGTGATTATTACCGTCAGCTGGCTAAAGAGCGTACGGTTAAGAATTTCACCATTCCTGCGAACAGGGGTAATGTGTATTCTGCCGATGGCAGCCTTCTGGCGACATCTATTCCTAATTATAAGATACGCTTTGATGCTATGGCACCAAACGCTAAAGATTTTAATAAATATTTGGAGCCGCTCGCCGATTCGCTGTCAAAAATGTTCGGAAAGCCATCTGAAGATTACTACAGTGAGCTTAAGAGGGCGAGGGCAAAAAAGAACAGGTATCTTTTGGTAGCAAGGGATTTAAGCTTTACCGAGTACATGCGTATAAAAAGTTTTCCGCTTTTTAACCTGGGCGCTTTTAAAGGTGGAGTTATAACAGAGCAGAGAACGATCCGTGAGCATCCGATAGGTAAAATTGCAAAAAGGACTATTGGTTATGATGAACTTGACTATGCAGGAAATAATAAAAAGATTGGTATAGAAGGGGCTTTTGCCAGATACCTTAATGGTAAAGATGGCAAGCGAATGATGCAGAAGATAGCTAAAAACCAATGGAAGCCAATTAGTGATAATAATGAAGTAGAGCCCGTTGACGGTCTTGATATAGTGTCTACCATAGATGTTTATATTCAGGATATTGCCCACCATGCGTTGCTTAAGCAATTGGAGCACTACGAGGCTGACCACGGTTGTGTAGTGGTTATGGAAACCAAAACAGGTTACATAAAAGCAATATCTAACCTGGGGCGTGCCACAGACGGTTCTTATTATGAAACGATAAACTATGCTGTAGGAGAGTCTCAGGAGCCGGGATCTACATTTAAGCTTGCTGGGCTTATTGCTTTGCTTGAAGATAAAAAAGTAGATACCAGCAAGGTTTACGACTGTAAAGGTGGCGATATAATTATTCACAAGCGCCATGTGCGTGACTCTAAAAAAGGCGGGTACGGAAAAGTATCGCTGGCGAGAGGATTCGAGTTGTCATCTAACACAGTGCTTGTTCAGGCGGTGTATGAAAATTATAAAGATGAGCCACAGGCTTTTGTAGACAGACTTAACAGTTTCGGACTTAATAACAAGCTGGGTATCTCTATAATAGGCGAAGGCAAACCAAGTATACCACAGCCGCAGGATAAGTCGTGGTCAAGAGTGTCGCTTCCATGGATGGGCTTTGGTTACGGAGTACACTTGACACCATTGCAGACACTTACATTTTATAATGCGGTAGCAAATAACGGCGAAATGGTAAAGCCCTTGTTTGTTCAGGAGATTAAAGAGTGGGACAGGACAATTAAAAAGTTCGATAAAGAAGTTATCAATCCTAAGATATGTTCTCAGGAGACTATAAATAAAGTTAAGGCTGTAATGAAGAATGTGGTTAAAAAAGGTACAGGTTCAAAGCTGTATTCACCTAATTTTTCAATGGCAGGAAAAACAGGTACTGCACAGGTTAACTATGGTGGAGGTAAAGGAGATGAGATGTATTACTCATCATCGTTTGCAGGTTACTTCCCGGCAGAAAACCCACAGTACTCATGTATCGTAGTGGTGCATAAGCCAAGCCGAAGCAAAGGTATTTATGGTGCAGATGTATCGGGGCCGGTTTTTAAAAGAATCGCCCAAAAAATATATACCGATGTTCCTTCTACCAACAAGGTGAAGAAACTAAACGGAAAGATTAAAGAGCAGGAGCAGTTATATGCTTCATATTATGATAAAGAGGCAAAAGCTAAAGATGTAATACCAAACATAGTTGGTATGAGTGGTATGGATGCCGTGGCTCTGCTTGGTAACATGGGGCTTAAAGTACAGGTAATAGGCGTTGGTAAAGTAAAAAAACAATCGCTGAAACCGGGAGAAACAGTTAGTAAAAATCAAACCATAACACTGGAATTATAG
- a CDS encoding phospho-N-acetylmuramoyl-pentapeptide-transferase, with protein MLYYLFEYLDKQLDVPGTGVFQYITFRSGLAIILSLLISTVFGKKIINFLRKQQVGETVRELGLEGQSQKAGTPTMGGLIIIISTLIPVILLAKLDNIYVMLLIITTLWMGTIGFIDDYIKIFKKDKEGLKGKFKVVGQVGLGLIVGYILYFHPAVTVRTDTGKVNIYNQQSVNVISQGGQEEKSTATTIPFFKNNEFDYAELLSWAGDGYKDYAWLIFIPIVIFIITAVSNGANLTDGIDGLAAGTSAIAVLALGIFAFVSGNIIFSNYLNIMYIPNSGEMTVYITAFVGSLIGFLWYNTYPATVFMGDTGSLTIGGIIAVLAIAVRKELLIPVLCGIFLAENLSVVLQVGYFKYTKKKFGEGRRIFLMSPLHHHYQKKGYHESKIVTRFWIVAILLAIFSLVSLKLR; from the coding sequence ATGCTGTATTATTTATTCGAGTATTTAGACAAACAGTTAGATGTGCCGGGCACGGGGGTGTTTCAGTACATAACTTTCCGTTCCGGTTTGGCGATTATATTGTCGCTCCTAATCTCTACCGTATTTGGTAAAAAGATCATCAACTTCCTTAGGAAACAGCAGGTGGGTGAAACAGTTCGCGAGCTGGGCCTTGAAGGTCAGTCGCAGAAAGCAGGTACGCCAACAATGGGAGGGCTTATTATTATCATCTCAACCCTTATTCCTGTGATATTGCTTGCCAAGCTGGATAACATCTATGTAATGCTGCTTATCATCACCACATTATGGATGGGTACAATTGGTTTTATTGACGATTATATTAAAATATTTAAGAAAGATAAAGAAGGTCTTAAAGGTAAATTTAAAGTGGTAGGCCAGGTAGGGCTTGGATTGATAGTAGGGTATATACTTTACTTTCACCCGGCAGTAACGGTAAGGACTGATACCGGAAAGGTAAACATCTACAATCAGCAGAGTGTAAATGTTATCTCTCAGGGAGGTCAGGAAGAAAAATCGACAGCTACTACTATTCCGTTCTTTAAAAATAATGAGTTTGATTATGCCGAGCTGCTTTCATGGGCAGGCGATGGCTACAAAGATTATGCATGGCTGATATTTATACCGATTGTGATCTTTATTATCACTGCGGTATCTAATGGCGCCAACCTTACCGATGGTATAGACGGGCTCGCCGCGGGAACATCGGCAATTGCTGTACTCGCATTGGGCATCTTTGCATTTGTATCTGGTAATATTATTTTTTCAAATTACCTGAATATAATGTACATACCCAATTCGGGAGAAATGACGGTGTATATAACTGCGTTTGTGGGGTCGCTCATAGGTTTCCTCTGGTATAATACCTACCCCGCGACTGTGTTTATGGGAGATACGGGAAGTTTAACCATAGGTGGAATTATAGCAGTACTGGCAATAGCAGTTAGAAAAGAGTTACTGATACCTGTACTGTGCGGTATCTTCCTGGCAGAAAACCTTTCGGTAGTGCTTCAGGTAGGATACTTTAAATACACGAAGAAGAAATTTGGTGAGGGCAGAAGAATATTTTTAATGTCGCCTCTGCACCACCACTACCAGAAAAAGGGATATCACGAAAGTAAGATCGTTACCCGCTTCTGGATTGTAGCCATACTGTTAGCAATATTCTCACTGGTGTCCTTAAAACTAAGATAG
- a CDS encoding UDP-N-acetylmuramoylalanyl-D-glutamate--2,6-diaminopimelate ligase: protein MVILRDILYRASIEAVKGATDIDVNKIEFDSRLVKEGDVFVAIRGTISDGHSFIDKAVSLGAAAIVCEEMPEETVEGITYIQAKSASAALAHMAANYYGNPSHNVKLVGITGTNGKTTIASLLYQLFKNAGYKTGLLSTVKIMVDNTEYKATHTTPDSLTINKYLKEMEEVGCEYCFMEVSSHGIHQNRTAGLEFAGGVFTNLSHDHLDYHSSFAEYRDVKKRFFDELPKGSFGLVNVDDKNGLIMLQNTKAKKLTYALKTYADYKANILENQLSGLLLKINEQEVWVKLIGTFNAYNLLAIYATAVNLGLENVEVLRLMSELESVSGRFQFIVSESKVTAIVDYAHTPDALENVLSTIENIRTRNEQLITVVGCGGDRDKTKRPIMAHIASNMSDKAIFTSDNPRSEVPEDIIEDMEKGVEPQNYKKTIAVVDRKQAIKIACQLARPNDIILIAGKGHETYQEIKGERFHFDDMETVKEILEQLNK, encoded by the coding sequence ATAGTGATTTTAAGGGATATTTTATACAGGGCATCTATTGAGGCGGTGAAAGGCGCCACAGATATTGATGTGAACAAAATTGAGTTTGATTCGCGCCTGGTTAAAGAAGGTGACGTGTTTGTGGCTATCCGCGGTACGATTAGCGATGGACACAGCTTTATTGATAAGGCCGTAAGCCTTGGCGCAGCAGCAATTGTTTGCGAAGAAATGCCCGAAGAAACTGTTGAAGGCATCACTTATATTCAGGCTAAAAGTGCAAGTGCGGCATTAGCACACATGGCGGCTAACTATTACGGTAACCCGTCGCACAATGTAAAGCTTGTAGGTATAACTGGTACTAACGGTAAAACTACTATAGCATCATTGCTATATCAGTTGTTTAAAAATGCAGGATACAAAACAGGGCTGTTAAGCACTGTAAAAATAATGGTAGACAATACGGAGTATAAAGCTACGCATACAACGCCCGATTCGCTTACTATAAATAAGTATTTAAAAGAGATGGAAGAAGTGGGTTGTGAGTATTGCTTCATGGAAGTAAGCTCTCACGGTATCCACCAGAACAGGACAGCAGGCCTTGAGTTTGCGGGTGGTGTATTTACCAATCTGTCTCATGATCACCTGGATTATCACAGCTCTTTTGCGGAATACAGGGATGTAAAGAAAAGGTTCTTTGACGAATTGCCAAAAGGTTCTTTCGGACTTGTTAATGTTGACGACAAGAACGGACTTATAATGCTTCAGAATACAAAAGCTAAAAAGCTTACGTATGCACTGAAAACGTATGCCGACTATAAAGCAAATATACTGGAAAACCAGTTGTCGGGACTACTGCTTAAAATAAACGAGCAGGAAGTATGGGTTAAGCTTATAGGAACTTTCAATGCGTATAACCTGCTTGCTATTTATGCTACGGCGGTTAACCTGGGCCTTGAAAATGTAGAGGTATTGCGACTTATGAGTGAGTTGGAAAGTGTTTCAGGAAGGTTTCAGTTTATAGTGTCTGAAAGTAAGGTAACTGCTATTGTAGATTATGCACATACACCCGATGCATTAGAGAATGTGCTTAGCACTATTGAAAATATTCGCACGCGTAACGAACAGCTTATTACGGTTGTAGGTTGTGGTGGCGACAGGGATAAAACAAAACGCCCGATTATGGCGCACATCGCATCAAACATGAGTGATAAAGCCATTTTTACTTCAGACAATCCGCGTAGCGAAGTGCCTGAAGATATTATTGAAGACATGGAAAAAGGCGTAGAGCCTCAGAATTATAAAAAAACAATTGCGGTGGTAGACAGAAAACAGGCTATAAAGATTGCCTGTCAGCTTGCAAGGCCAAACGACATTATACTCATAGCCGGAAAAGGGCATGAGACCTACCAGGAAATCAAAGGGGAGCGTTTTCACTTTGATGACATGGAAACAGTAAAAGAGATTTTAGAGCAACTAAACAAATAG
- a CDS encoding cell division protein FtsQ encodes MKKTNWNNIRLVLIFGVVIFLYSFTSKRNENRLLKEADIEFAEAEDFITHEKVNNLLIQNFGSIKSIRKDKLDLNSVEKSLDKNPMIDKAEVYATVDGKLKAIISQRKPIARIFQGSNSFYIDQKGSKMPLSESYTARVPLVTGEVDSIDKQKLNKLLNYINDDGFLKKNIIGLEVKSTGSLRMKTRNYGYEIVFGSPVNIEKKFNNYKAFLQDAVKDTLIDQYKTINLKFTQQVVCTKK; translated from the coding sequence ATGAAAAAAACTAACTGGAATAACATAAGATTGGTGCTGATTTTCGGCGTCGTGATTTTCCTGTATTCTTTTACATCAAAACGTAATGAAAACAGGTTGCTAAAAGAGGCTGATATTGAATTTGCAGAGGCTGAGGACTTTATTACGCACGAGAAAGTTAATAACTTGTTGATACAAAATTTCGGGAGTATAAAAAGCATCCGAAAAGATAAATTAGATTTGAATAGCGTGGAAAAATCCCTTGACAAAAACCCAATGATTGACAAGGCAGAGGTTTACGCTACGGTAGATGGGAAATTGAAGGCGATAATTTCGCAACGAAAGCCTATTGCCAGAATTTTTCAGGGGAGCAATTCGTTTTATATAGATCAGAAAGGTAGTAAAATGCCCTTATCAGAAAGTTATACAGCAAGGGTGCCTCTGGTAACAGGCGAGGTAGATAGCATAGATAAGCAAAAGCTTAATAAACTGCTTAACTACATCAACGATGATGGCTTCCTTAAAAAGAATATTATAGGGCTGGAGGTTAAGTCTACGGGCAGCCTCAGGATGAAGACAAGAAACTATGGTTACGAGATTGTTTTTGGGAGTCCGGTAAACATAGAGAAAAAATTTAATAATTATAAGGCATTCCTCCAGGATGCGGTAAAAGATACACTGATAGATCAGTACAAAACAATAAATCTGAAATTTACACAACAGGTTGTGTGCACCAAAAAATAG
- a CDS encoding UDP-diphospho-muramoylpentapeptide beta-N-acetylglucosaminyltransferase, translating to MEKKKFILSGGGTGGHIYPAIAIANELKERFPDSEILFVGASDKMEMQKVPQAGYKIIGLWIAGIQRKLTLDNAMFPLKLMSSILKSRKIIKEFKPDVVIGTGGFASGPLLRAAGGMGVPTVIQEQNSFPGKTNKWLAQKAKKICVAYDNLERFFPAEKIVFTGNPVRSDILDVEGNREEAIKRFELDAEKKTLLVLGGSLGSRRINQLIAKEVTWLLAQGVQVIWQCGKFYFEEYQHFGDKENVTVLSFIDRMDLVYAAADVVISRSGASSVSELCLVGKPVLFIPSPNVAEDHQTKNAQAIVDKEGALLLKEVQLDTQFQPVFSDLITNQEKQQKLGANIKTLAKANATKDIVDEITKLLRG from the coding sequence ATGGAAAAAAAGAAATTCATATTAAGCGGTGGCGGTACAGGCGGGCACATTTACCCGGCCATTGCTATTGCTAATGAATTAAAAGAAAGATTTCCTGATAGCGAGATACTGTTTGTAGGTGCCAGCGACAAGATGGAGATGCAAAAAGTACCTCAGGCAGGATATAAGATCATTGGTTTGTGGATTGCAGGTATACAAAGAAAGCTAACGCTTGACAATGCAATGTTTCCACTAAAGCTAATGAGCAGCATTTTAAAATCGAGAAAGATTATAAAAGAGTTTAAGCCAGATGTGGTAATAGGTACAGGTGGTTTTGCCAGCGGGCCTTTGCTACGGGCAGCCGGAGGAATGGGGGTTCCGACGGTTATCCAGGAGCAGAATTCGTTTCCCGGGAAAACCAATAAGTGGCTGGCTCAAAAGGCAAAAAAAATATGTGTTGCCTATGATAACCTTGAACGATTTTTTCCGGCGGAGAAAATAGTGTTTACAGGAAATCCGGTTCGCAGCGATATACTGGATGTAGAAGGTAACAGGGAAGAAGCTATAAAACGCTTTGAGCTGGATGCGGAAAAGAAAACATTACTGGTTTTAGGAGGCAGCCTTGGTTCTAGAAGAATTAACCAGTTGATAGCAAAAGAGGTTACGTGGCTTTTAGCACAGGGGGTACAGGTAATATGGCAGTGTGGTAAATTTTATTTTGAAGAGTACCAGCATTTCGGCGATAAAGAGAATGTAACGGTGCTTTCGTTCATAGACAGGATGGATTTGGTGTATGCTGCGGCAGATGTGGTAATATCACGTTCGGGGGCATCATCAGTGTCAGAACTTTGTCTTGTGGGTAAGCCGGTGTTGTTTATTCCTTCGCCAAATGTAGCTGAAGATCACCAGACTAAAAATGCACAGGCTATTGTAGATAAAGAAGGCGCATTGCTATTGAAAGAAGTGCAATTAGATACACAGTTTCAGCCCGTATTTTCTGATTTGATAACCAATCAGGAGAAGCAGCAAAAACTGGGTGCGAACATAAAGACGCTCGCAAAAGCAAATGCTACCAAAGATATAGTTGACGAAATTACAAAGTTACTGAGGGGCTAA
- a CDS encoding UDP-N-acetylmuramate--alanine ligase has protein sequence MDLNQIHNVYFVGIGGIGMSALARYFKFIGKNVAGYDKTPTQLTDELKAEGIAIHFDDKVELIALPFLNKENTLVVITPAVPKNHLQWNYFLQNGFVVKKRAEVLGIITKDTYCFAVAGTHGKTTTSSILGHVLYESGLDVTAFLGGIVENYNSNLIGSGKTITVVEADEFDRSFLHLHPNIACVTSMDADHLDIYGDTASIEASFREFADKVEDKRNLFVTNGLPLEGVTVGVGEGEFSAVNIRIENGWYVFDVVTPHETITDLKFALPGHHNLTNALLAFAMAKTYGVPSDDIRKALETFKGVKRRFSYQIKKQGLVYIDDYAHHPTEINAVHQAVTELYPNEKVLAVFQPHLFSRTKDFADGFAKSLSAFENIVLLDIYPARELPMEGITSKWLLEKIENPNKKLVSKTDLLPFLKMSDATVIITIGAGDIGEMVPEIKKVLDEKN, from the coding sequence ATGGATTTAAACCAGATACATAACGTCTATTTTGTAGGTATTGGAGGCATTGGAATGAGTGCCCTTGCCCGCTATTTTAAATTTATAGGCAAGAATGTAGCCGGTTATGACAAAACACCAACGCAGCTTACAGATGAACTAAAGGCGGAGGGTATAGCGATCCATTTTGATGATAAGGTAGAGCTTATTGCGCTGCCGTTTCTGAATAAAGAAAATACGCTGGTGGTAATAACACCTGCGGTGCCTAAAAATCACCTGCAATGGAACTACTTCCTGCAAAACGGATTTGTAGTTAAAAAACGTGCGGAAGTATTGGGTATTATTACCAAAGACACCTACTGTTTTGCAGTGGCAGGTACACATGGTAAAACAACTACGTCGAGCATTTTGGGACACGTACTGTACGAAAGCGGACTTGATGTTACAGCCTTTTTGGGTGGTATTGTAGAAAACTACAATTCTAACCTTATTGGTAGCGGTAAAACAATAACGGTTGTTGAGGCAGATGAGTTTGATCGTTCGTTTCTTCACCTGCATCCGAATATTGCCTGCGTAACGTCTATGGATGCTGACCATTTGGATATTTATGGCGATACAGCTTCGATAGAGGCATCGTTCAGGGAGTTTGCAGATAAGGTAGAGGATAAAAGGAATTTGTTTGTTACCAACGGCCTTCCGTTAGAAGGGGTTACTGTAGGAGTAGGCGAGGGTGAGTTCTCTGCTGTAAACATCCGTATTGAAAACGGATGGTATGTATTTGACGTGGTTACACCTCATGAAACGATTACCGATCTAAAATTTGCATTACCGGGTCATCATAACCTTACCAATGCGCTTTTAGCATTCGCTATGGCAAAAACATACGGAGTTCCGTCTGACGATATAAGAAAGGCACTGGAGACCTTTAAAGGGGTTAAAAGAAGGTTTTCATACCAGATTAAAAAACAAGGGTTGGTGTACATAGATGATTATGCGCATCATCCAACAGAAATAAACGCGGTACACCAGGCGGTTACAGAGTTGTACCCTAATGAAAAAGTGTTGGCTGTGTTTCAGCCGCACCTTTTTAGCCGCACAAAAGATTTTGCCGATGGGTTTGCAAAAAGCCTGTCTGCTTTTGAGAACATAGTGTTGCTGGATATTTATCCGGCACGCGAACTGCCGATGGAAGGAATAACTTCTAAATGGCTGTTGGAAAAGATAGAGAACCCGAACAAAAAACTGGTTTCAAAAACCGATCTGCTTCCGTTTTTAAAGATGTCGGATGCTACGGTTATAATAACCATCGGAGCGGGTGATATTGGTGAGATGGTACCGGAAATTAAGAAGGTTTTAGATGAAAAAAACTAA
- a CDS encoding UDP-N-acetylmuramoylalanine--D-glutamate ligase: MRLVILGGGESGVGTAILGKKKGYDVFISDFGKIKNNYKEVLALNKLDWEEEKHTEELILNADVVMKSPGIPDKSPIVKAIRAKGIPVISEIEFAYQFLDVDTIGITGSNGKTTTTMLTHHLLKQGSLNVGLAGNIGKSFAWQIAENKHEGYVLELSSFQLDGIETYRPHIAVITNISPDHLDRYEYKYELYIAAKFRITMNQTEDDFLIYDADDEIISKWLESNTIKAQTIPFSLTKEVENGIYVKEDTIISNINKDEFTMPTNELSLEGKHNIKNAMAATAVAQLMRIRKQTIRESLSNFQGVEHRLENVLKIQNVQYINDSKATNINSTFYALDSMKTPTVWIVGGVDKGNDYSELMSLVREKVKAIVCLGVDNRKIMDAFSNVVDVMVETSSMAEAVKVAQKLAEKGDTVLLSPACASFDLFENYEERGKQFKNAVQNL, translated from the coding sequence ATGAGACTAGTTATACTTGGTGGAGGGGAAAGCGGTGTTGGTACTGCTATCCTGGGAAAGAAAAAAGGTTATGATGTTTTTATCTCTGATTTCGGTAAAATAAAAAACAATTACAAAGAAGTTCTTGCACTTAATAAACTGGACTGGGAAGAGGAAAAGCATACAGAAGAATTAATTCTAAATGCAGATGTGGTAATGAAAAGCCCGGGAATACCTGATAAGTCGCCCATTGTAAAGGCGATTAGAGCAAAAGGGATTCCAGTAATATCAGAGATTGAGTTTGCATACCAGTTTTTAGATGTTGACACAATAGGCATTACCGGCAGCAACGGTAAAACCACCACGACAATGCTAACGCACCACCTGCTAAAACAGGGTTCGCTAAATGTTGGACTGGCGGGAAATATAGGTAAGAGCTTTGCCTGGCAGATTGCCGAAAATAAGCACGAGGGATATGTATTGGAGTTGAGCAGCTTTCAGCTGGACGGTATAGAAACATACAGGCCGCATATAGCAGTGATAACCAACATAAGCCCTGACCACCTGGATCGCTACGAGTACAAATATGAGTTGTATATAGCGGCAAAGTTCAGGATAACGATGAATCAGACAGAAGACGATTTTCTGATCTATGATGCAGATGATGAGATTATTTCAAAATGGCTGGAAAGCAACACGATTAAAGCACAAACCATTCCGTTCTCGCTGACTAAGGAGGTTGAAAACGGGATTTACGTAAAAGAAGACACTATTATCAGCAACATTAATAAAGACGAATTTACCATGCCTACCAACGAACTGTCACTAGAAGGAAAACACAATATCAAAAATGCAATGGCAGCAACAGCAGTTGCGCAATTAATGCGTATAAGGAAACAAACGATAAGAGAAAGTCTTTCTAATTTCCAGGGGGTAGAGCATCGTTTAGAGAATGTATTAAAAATACAGAACGTACAGTATATCAACGACAGTAAAGCAACTAACATAAACTCAACATTTTATGCTCTTGACAGCATGAAAACCCCAACCGTATGGATTGTTGGTGGTGTTGATAAGGGTAATGACTATAGTGAGCTGATGTCTTTAGTTAGAGAAAAAGTAAAAGCAATAGTGTGCCTGGGTGTTGATAACAGGAAAATAATGGATGCTTTTAGCAATGTGGTAGATGTGATGGTAGAAACATCAAGCATGGCAGAAGCTGTAAAAGTGGCACAAAAACTAGCTGAAAAAGGTGATACAGTATTGTTATCTCCGGCATGTGCAAGTTTTGATTTATTTGAAAATTACGAAGAACGCGGAAAGCAATTTAAAAACGCGGTTCAGAATTTATAA
- a CDS encoding cell division protein FtsW produces the protein MKELINNLKGDKGIWSFVMLLALISFMPVFSASTNLVYVIGKGSTIGYLVKHLVHIFIGFGLIYFVHKVPYHYYKGISQIALPIVALLLIYTFLQGTVIDGANASRWIKVPFIGVTFQTSTLASIVLMVYVARYLAKMEDKEITFKASLLELWLPVFAILALILPANFSTAALIFSMICMLVFVGRYPLRYLGTIIAAGILFLALFVGFAKAFPDAMPNRVDTWMNRLERFTSDEPNEDDYQIEKAKIAIASGMVYGLGPGKSVQKNFLPQSSSDFIFAIIVEEYGLAGGLAVLTLYLMLFFRFLVTAHKSKSLFGKLLIVGLGFPIIFQALINMGVAVELLPVTGQTLPLISSGGSSVWMTCISIGIIISVTKKEEEIAQEAAEKEEREATLQRMIDEHILREQQEEEAKALAETEGEVQSSQPAAFSIEDRSKNPMSAVFGK, from the coding sequence ATGAAAGAACTAATCAATAACCTGAAAGGAGACAAAGGCATATGGTCATTCGTGATGCTGCTTGCGCTTATCTCGTTCATGCCAGTTTTCAGCGCAAGCACAAACCTTGTGTATGTGATAGGTAAGGGGTCAACTATTGGTTACCTGGTTAAGCATTTGGTTCATATTTTCATTGGTTTCGGTCTTATTTATTTTGTGCATAAGGTGCCATATCATTATTACAAGGGGATATCGCAGATAGCCTTGCCAATTGTGGCACTGCTGCTTATTTATACTTTCCTTCAGGGTACGGTGATAGACGGTGCAAATGCCAGCCGTTGGATAAAAGTACCTTTTATTGGGGTAACCTTCCAGACATCGACACTGGCATCTATAGTGCTTATGGTATATGTAGCGCGCTACCTTGCCAAGATGGAAGACAAAGAAATTACATTTAAGGCATCGCTCTTGGAATTATGGCTTCCGGTATTTGCTATACTGGCACTAATATTACCGGCCAACTTCTCTACGGCAGCACTTATCTTTTCAATGATATGTATGCTTGTATTTGTAGGCAGGTATCCGTTACGCTATTTAGGAACTATCATCGCGGCAGGAATACTATTTCTTGCGTTGTTTGTTGGTTTTGCGAAAGCATTTCCGGATGCAATGCCAAACAGGGTAGATACCTGGATGAACCGTTTGGAACGATTTACATCGGATGAGCCTAACGAGGACGATTACCAGATTGAAAAAGCAAAAATTGCTATAGCATCGGGAATGGTATACGGGCTAGGTCCGGGTAAGAGTGTTCAGAAGAACTTCCTTCCGCAGTCATCTTCCGATTTTATCTTCGCCATTATTGTTGAAGAGTACGGACTGGCAGGTGGATTGGCTGTATTGACATTATACCTGATGTTGTTCTTTAGATTTCTCGTAACAGCACATAAGTCGAAATCGCTCTTTGGTAAATTACTGATCGTGGGACTTGGTTTCCCGATAATCTTCCAGGCACTTATTAATATGGGTGTGGCGGTAGAACTTCTTCCGGTAACGGGACAGACATTGCCGCTTATAAGTAGTGGCGGTAGTTCGGTTTGGATGACATGTATATCCATAGGTATCATTATCAGTGTTACGAAGAAAGAAGAAGAGATAGCGCAGGAAGCAGCAGAAAAAGAAGAACGCGAAGCAACATTGCAACGCATGATAGACGAGCATATACTTAGGGAACAACAGGAAGAGGAAGCGAAAGCACTGGCAGAAACCGAAGGCGAAGTGCAATCTTCACAACCTGCGGCCTTCTCAATAGAAGACAGGTCGAAGAATCCGATGAGTGCAGTGTTTGGAAAGTAG